In the Vicinamibacteria bacterium genome, CGATGGGAGCGCCGATCTCGTACGGGCCGAGCCGGGTTCCGGCCTTGAGTGACATCGGGGAAATCTAGTCGTTCCTATCGGAACTATCAATCGTCCGAGCGGCAGGTGCGGAGATCGTATCTCGCTACCGAGAGCACGCGAGATGAGGTGGCTCCTCGTGACCAAGAACCGTCGCGACTGTCCTCGAACTAAGCCGACGCCGCCAGGTTCTCGCGAAGGACACGCGGATGGCGAGCCGCGATTCGTAGAAGCGCCAAAGCGGGGCCCTCGGGTGTTCGCCGACCTTGTTCCCAATTGCGCAGCGTGTGGACACTGATACCCAACGCTTGAGCGAACTCCTCCTGCGTCAGGCCAGCAAAGCGGCGGAGGGCCGGGATATCCTTTTCGTGATCGATCTCCCCACGAATGATGCGTAGGCGTTGTTTGTGCGGGCCCGTGCGAAATCCTCGTCGGTTAGCTCGCGAATGTCGTCACTCATCGGTCCCTCCGTAATGCTTTGATAGAGCCTAGTCTCCTTAGCCGTAGCGCTCCCACTGATCCCGAACTGACCCCGTTCTCTTTCTCGAGACTCCCGACTCCTCTGGATGTTCGAGCCGACATCACTC is a window encoding:
- a CDS encoding helix-turn-helix domain-containing protein; amino-acid sequence: MIRGEIDHEKDIPALRRFAGLTQEEFAQALGISVHTLRNWEQGRRTPEGPALALLRIAARHPRVLRENLAASA